The genomic window TAATTCAATTTCGAGAATGAAAGCATATAATTTTTTGTTGTGTGAAGACACATGAAGAAGGTGGCATGATCGTCCCCatataaataaagaaattaagtGTAACTgttcattattattgttattgtatgatctgtgaatctcacaaaTTAATCAGTATATGTTTCTTTTCAAGGAAAGCGTGTGGTAGGGCAGCCTCTACTCCAATAAGAGTATACGACTCTCTGCATATATCTTTTTACCCCATCAACACGCACGGAATATATAGGAGAAAGAAACCACTGCTTGCATTGGGAATCTATTTGACCTTACCTTTTTTtgtcaacttcttttcaaatttGCCTTTAGTTGAAGACACTTGCCATTTaattttgccatttaatttccgtTCAGAAAGTATATAAATGGTAGGTAATTGCTTTGAAATTCAATatcatttttttttggtgaagaaAACGCGgttataattttgttttatgCTTATCCTAATTTACAAATTTGTGCAATTTGATGTCAAATTTATTTATCTTATCAACTCAAAACCTTATATAGTAAGGAAGAAATTCATAACATAACTGAGAAtttaggtagcatttgttttgaggtactggaaCAGAGATTGAGAGACTGAAACTCAGTGTCATATTTGTTGGCTCAGAGACggatactaaaatttctgtctctgtctccaaaatttcagtatttcagtacctccaaaaagtggggacacaggagactgaaatttttagagatagagactgaaattttaataacattttatatctaaaatactctcatttcaattaattaatttcaattttatcctttgtacaaattaaattagagcttcattcttgtttcaatttctgtctctcactttgcaccaaacagaatattgaGATTTATTTTAATCTCTGTCTCTAAATTTCTGTCTCTCAGTATCAGTCTTTCAGTCTCTGTTtctctaccaaacgctaccttatatTACTGGTCAATATTAGGAATTATTAATTtcctaatatttttgaaaaatattagaaaattaaTACTTTTTCACCAATATTAGCCAATatttagttaatattttatttttatattattagaatataaaatttaaaatttaagatttaaaatttaatatttaatttggcATGTGTTCATCTTTGaggaaaaaagataaaatattatactttaattcaaaaatattatatacatataaaatcAGTCACCAAATTATGCAATTTAGTTTGGAAGTTTGAGACTAATGGCATGGAGCTTTAGAGTTTAGCTTATGAAACCCTCTCCACTAATTAACAGAGTTTGAAGTAACGCTCATTTGCAAAACTAGTTCGAGATATTAACGGAAATTTGCATTATAAAGGGAAGTCCAATCGCATGAAATAAACGTGTGTGTTCATCTGTTATTTCTGGTAGACCACCCATATTGTCGACCTAACTGTTACCGCACCGATGTTGGCATTTTTCAAGACTAAGAAACCCATCTCTCCTATGAAATCATGTGACCTAATCATgaaattattattattggttCCTCCTACGTATATAATTACAAAGCATAATGTATAGCCGTAAAGTTACACTACGGTCATATACAAGAACAACAATGTGTGACATACCGACATAGATTTCGTTTCttctacaattttaatttttttttgttgccaTAGTGTATTTTCATTCTTCAAAGTTGCAATCCAATCGgctaaggactaatccgtcgtggATCGATAAGAGTTTAATGCTAGCCACAATAGGTCTCTGACTCCGAtacttgtgtatatatatatatatattgttttgtCAGATGGATTAGACGGCCCCTAATTCTAGACATTACTCATGTATTACACACTCAcacaacacactcacacacactacATGAGTTCATTTAAGGATTCATTTTCCTCTCATATGACTTGAACCCGGGTGCAACTTCTTGTGAGACAGCAAATTCTGCCCCTAGCTCCAAGTCTCTGCTGCGACTCTGATACTTGTTTAAACAGACGAGTAAGTTGACCATTTGACCAAATcagttaatttactttttttaattttttgtcggATAGCATAGCTTTCAAACACCTTTTTGGGCAATACCCATATTGGGCCGTACCACAAATCAGGCCCAACCATTTGTTTACTTATGGTGTTTGAACTTCCATTAAAAAACAACTTCCATTactaaccaaaaagaaaaaaggcCTTCCATTAAAATAGACCAaaccaaaaaaattgaaaaacttcgattgaaaaacaacaaatacacattgaaagtTGAGAATGTAATTTCAGTTTTTGACCAAATCACATTCTGGCGCCGCTTTCCTCTAAAACAGACGTGGCAAATTAGACTAGTCAACTAATGAGTATCGATCCATGgttgaaagaaaaaatgcaaATTAAAAAGAACCTtagcaagaagaaaatgaagcttCTCATAAGAAATGAGAACCTGGTCCATGCTAATCTTTATTTGATTGATGATAACTCCAAAATGAGCTTTGCTTGTTTAGGCTTCAAGTTGGGATTTTAATCCCATTGTTTGCTCTGAATTCATTGTATAAAGTATCCTCCACTGCAGCAAGCATCCAAAAACTTTTCTTGACTCTGCCAACAATTCTTGAGATCCTAGATTTAAGGAAGTCCAGTGCTGCTGAATGCAATCTGGTGCAATAGCTTCTTTGATATTGAAGAATCCATGTGTTGGGATGTAATTGAACCACGGAGGCACCCCATTTTGGTTGAACCCATGAAGCATTGGCCTTTCTAACCAAGTAGCTAACATGTCCACCATTCCACTAAATCCAGAGTGAGTGAGTCAAATCAATAAAGTATTAGAAAAGCATAGTTGAGAATCATTGTTAATTAGTTACCTCAGAGAGTCTTCCAGATAAGATAGTGAATGTTGTGGAAGAGAAGCCAGTTGTGAGCAATCCTGATGTCTGCAAAGGCCATCCCCATACTGTTACTTCCTCAATTGCTGATTTGTACAATGTGCACCTTGAATTCAATAGTACACCATCCTGTGTATATGCAATTTCAGttctcaatttttattttttattttccaatGAATTAATgacgaataataaataataaataatacctTGCTGATTTTCCAGAGGGAATGAACATGGCTGCAATTAGAAACCTTTCCATCAACAACACTTGCCAACTCTTTCTGCAAAAACCTCAACTTTCCATTCAAATCCTGCACATGCCAGCATTTCTCACCAACCCTTTTCACCAATTCAGGTGACAAGGCAGGGCGAATGATCCCAGAAACAATCTTGGGGAAAACAATATCTGCGCACAAAAGGAACCCTAAACCCAGTAGAATTCTCAAGATATTGAGACCAGTGAAACACCATTGTTTTCCCTTCTTCTTGTCCTCCTTCTCGTTATGGATTTTCTGGTTGAAAACCAATGATGATCTAGCAGTGGACTTAATGGCAGGTGTAGAAGATGGTAGTATGTGAGAAGCAGTTGACTTTGGTGTGGACAAATGGGAAGCGTCAAAGGAGATTGGAGTTGGAGTACACTCAAGATTGTTGTTGGGTTTGGAAGCAGAGAGCTTGGTGAGAGAGCTTTTGTGAATGCTCATTGGCATGAGATCAAGGGTGGCATTGATGCTGGCCAAGCAAATCTCGCAGCTGCAATTAGCATCTTTCTTGCAACCAGGGTAGTAGCAGCTGCTGTTGTTGCTGTTCTCAAggtgctcttcttcttcttcttcttcttccattgtGGCGGCGGTGGATTTTGAATGCAAAGGGACCCTTCTCATTGCTTCTCTGGATCTGATCGTTATTTCCCCTTTACACTCTTCTCAGTTTTCATTTGGTTCTTGTTAGAAGAATCGTTCAACTTTTGAGTAACTTTTCAAATTTGAATCCCAACGGTCGTATTTGTTGCCATTATGTTTAccgtttttttgaaaaaaatactcAAGTAAAATGACATACATACCCTTGATGATGGATCCAATATATGGGCTGACCCCATTTGCCAAATGGGTTGATTAATTTCACTAGAATTTAGTAGTGAATTACAAGAAgggaactttttatttttaatatggtgAAAGGAATGGTGTATACCTGAGTTATGGGGGTGTATGGTGATTCACTGGCGTATGATGGCTGTCCAAGAGAAATCAGACCGTCCGATTAGAGGTACTAAAAACCCTGGGTCCGATTTTTGTACTTGCAGAAAATCTTGGATCCGATTTGTGTACTGGCAGAAAATCTTGGGTTCGATTTGTGCCCCTCTCTCTGCAatgaaatcggaccctccgatttgtgtacttttcacaattttgaaaaacaccaaaaattacaatgttaaagtatatcaccacttctacttccataacaaaaaaaattagcctacAAGAAGTTGATATATACTTGaccttttaatttagtttttttgtTTCACATGCAAAAGGTATCGCTCGGTCAGTTAGGTCGATGACTAATCCATCACGAATTGAAATTTCATTTAAAAGTTTGcgtttattaataaattattttatgcaCAAAGCGAAATTCAAGTAAACTATCCATTTGACTAACTTAAGTTAGTTGTTAGCCTTTTAATGATGAATAATAAAAAACGAGAGAAGGATGCTTGAAAAAACAGCTAACATGATCGATCAAGCACAGCATTATCCGTGGCATAATGTTTTGTAACTGCTACTAATTAATAATAAGTAGGTCATGGTTTCCTTTCTAATTTGTCCCTTCAATAAATGTGGTTGCATGCTAACTACTAAGCTAGCTAGCTAGGACACGTACAAATGTGAGGTCATTAGATTACAACTCGTCTCACTAAGGAAACTCAACAATGCATGTTGGAGAGTGTCAAGggggattgaaaaaaaaataccaaCTTCTACTCTAACAATGACCTTACATTTATTAAACTGAGTTTACCTGTGTTTGTCAGGTTATGCATCTTCTCCTAATTCACATTGTGAGGTGAAAATTGCTCACTGTTATCCTCGGATTTCGTATATTTAAATATACTCAAAGAATCTCTAAAAGAGAtttgaaaaatgaaaattgaCCTTTACCTAGGTGCACCATGAAATGGACCAATAACTGTGTTACCATTATTATGTCTTCCATTGATCCCGAAATAATGTAACATctactttactcttttttttttttagtttttaatacatttgttaaaataaaaaatctaaaaatatttaaCTAATGATAATCTTAACATATATTTCTAAACACGTATTAgttattttattatgtttttgaAATTCTAGCAAGGCAATTATTTTCAAAATGACAACTGACAATTCATTAACATAGAATACGGAAAAAGCTCAGTCAGCATTTAATTTGATTGTTTTTTTTCCCTCTCAATATTATAAAGGGGTATGAATTGAAGGGAAAGTTAATGAGCAACGAAGAGTTTATTGATGGTGTGCTAAAACAATGAAAACAGCGTGGGACATGAACAATTATCGAAGAGATTGCACAATCAATGTTTCCAGATAGACTCCAAAGAATTCTCACGAGTGAGGCAACTCTTAGCCTACTCAAGCATAAATGCCATGTCCTCCATAATTGGGACATTGCAAATTCTAGTACCAACCCATCTGTCCCTCCATATCTATTACCTATCAAATACTCCATCAAAATTATTCAAACTTTAATTATTCTGGCAAAGGGTTATATTAGgtaatcaataattttttttaatatcataAACAGCCATCAATCAAATTAAAATACATTACACCTCTAAAGAGTCCTGCTATGGAgctaatggaatatttatacaatgtgtataatgggctATTTATTTGGcctaatatgagttaaaaaataaacATCACTCATACTATCCAAAATAACTATCCGGGTACTAAGGtcatgtcatgaaaccactcatcctaAGAGCTTAAACTAATggaaaaagataacactaatgattatatctctaataccaAATTGGACAT from Arachis ipaensis cultivar K30076 chromosome B09, Araip1.1, whole genome shotgun sequence includes these protein-coding regions:
- the LOC107616642 gene encoding uncharacterized protein LOC107616642 isoform X1, coding for MRRVPLHSKSTAATMEEEEEEEEHLENSNNSSCYYPGCKKDANCSCEICLASINATLDLMPMSIHKSSLTKLSASKPNNNLECTPTPISFDASHLSTPKSTASHILPSSTPAIKSTARSSLVFNQKIHNEKEDKKKGKQWCFTGLNILRILLGLGFLLCADIVFPKIVSGIIRPALSPELVKRVGEKCWHVQDLNGKLRFLQKELASVVDGKVSNCSHVHSLWKISKDGVLLNSRCTLYKSAIEEVTVWGWPLQTSGLLTTGFSSTTFTILSGRLSEWNGGHVSYLVRKANASWVQPKWGASVVQLHPNTWILQYQRSYCTRLHSAALDFLKSRISRIVGRVKKSFWMLAAVEDTLYNEFRANNGIKIPT
- the LOC107616642 gene encoding uncharacterized protein LOC107616642 isoform X2, giving the protein MRRVPLHSKSTAATMEEEEEEEEHLENSNNSSCYYPGCKKDANCSCEICLASINATLDLMPMSIHKSSLTKLSASKPNNNLECTPTPISFDASHLSTPKSTASHILPSSTPAIKSTARSSLVFNQKIHNEKEDKKKGKQWCFTGLNILRILLGLGFLLCADIVFPKIVSGIIRPALSPELVKRVGEKCWHVQDLNGKLRFLQKELASVVDGKVSNCSHVHSLWKISKDGVLLNSRCTLYKSAIEEVTVWGWPLQTSGLLTTGFSSTTFTILSGRLSELLG